From a single Streptomyces misionensis genomic region:
- a CDS encoding UbiA family prenyltransferase, protein MSFGTEWDGPQVPVSGDGQQAATAALASAAYRDDKVVKIKEADNEWHQSTVKPGRIRLFEPNLGEAFSRAVVDRMLGPGRKPLIQSFGSEPQFVVEHCLAANNIRRERDNRLTAVTVLCGLLFLPGLIAWLLVFQLRAFVAKRDDKRAGTLATVLLLGVAVLAVLFLIRTPFSGFWAWYARAAVVLPVIGWYVAKQICERTAKDLRARWDGLLSGSSVGIKVPEAVPRGPNQTAADALRESLARLTAEQQSNSVFYAGPKGILGMGTRWGSWQLAEDLVPADPGREIHPFRSWDVIRAIHDQLTLLERGPLNTGGFPKPSVKHWIVTPIAEKAGAVSRPEGTDVEAFQVKPHAIQEICNKQQFGKGDRHYLGVQWTLWDGQLVITMMITVTVLHETLRIEVTGHALGPVNGLFWSKPEAPTKEVSKTFKPWETRKVSLPLMTTDEVVRLAVRAPLTWYPPLLNWLGGSLGLPEPFGLRHAWADQPWRHRFMADDALRAATPVLRVVHSAAIKVLAEHGVDTEKFGSRSSALSGAIQDPTPKKADLYDA, encoded by the coding sequence ATGTCGTTTGGAACGGAGTGGGACGGGCCCCAGGTGCCCGTCTCGGGCGACGGCCAGCAGGCGGCGACGGCCGCCCTGGCCTCCGCGGCCTACCGGGACGACAAGGTCGTGAAGATCAAGGAAGCGGACAACGAGTGGCACCAGTCCACCGTGAAGCCGGGCAGGATACGGCTGTTCGAACCGAATCTGGGCGAGGCGTTCTCGCGGGCCGTCGTGGACCGCATGCTCGGTCCGGGCCGTAAGCCGCTCATCCAGTCCTTCGGGTCCGAGCCCCAGTTCGTGGTGGAACACTGCCTGGCGGCCAACAACATCCGCCGTGAGCGCGACAACCGGCTGACCGCCGTGACGGTGCTGTGCGGCCTGCTCTTCCTGCCGGGGCTGATCGCCTGGCTGCTCGTCTTCCAGCTGCGGGCGTTCGTCGCCAAGCGGGACGACAAGCGGGCCGGCACCCTGGCCACCGTGCTGCTGCTCGGCGTGGCCGTGCTGGCCGTGCTGTTCCTGATCCGGACGCCGTTCAGCGGCTTCTGGGCGTGGTACGCGCGGGCGGCCGTGGTGCTCCCGGTGATCGGCTGGTACGTGGCCAAGCAGATCTGCGAGCGCACCGCCAAGGACCTGCGGGCCCGCTGGGACGGCCTGCTGTCGGGCAGCAGCGTCGGCATCAAGGTCCCCGAGGCCGTGCCGCGCGGCCCGAACCAGACCGCGGCCGACGCCCTGCGCGAGTCCCTGGCCCGGCTCACCGCCGAGCAGCAGTCCAACTCGGTCTTCTACGCCGGCCCCAAGGGCATACTCGGCATGGGCACCCGCTGGGGCTCCTGGCAGCTCGCCGAGGACCTGGTGCCCGCCGACCCCGGCCGCGAGATCCACCCCTTCCGCAGCTGGGACGTGATCCGCGCGATCCACGACCAGCTGACCCTGCTGGAGCGCGGTCCGCTGAACACCGGAGGCTTCCCCAAGCCGTCGGTCAAGCACTGGATCGTCACCCCGATCGCCGAGAAGGCCGGGGCGGTGTCGCGGCCCGAGGGCACCGACGTGGAGGCCTTCCAGGTCAAGCCGCACGCGATACAGGAGATCTGCAACAAGCAGCAGTTCGGCAAGGGCGACCGGCACTACCTGGGCGTGCAGTGGACGCTCTGGGACGGCCAGCTGGTGATCACCATGATGATCACGGTGACCGTGCTGCACGAGACGCTGCGCATCGAGGTCACCGGACATGCGCTCGGCCCGGTGAACGGACTGTTCTGGAGCAAGCCGGAGGCGCCCACCAAGGAGGTCAGCAAGACCTTCAAGCCGTGGGAGACCCGCAAGGTCAGCCTGCCGCTGATGACCACCGACGAGGTCGTACGTCTCGCCGTGCGCGCCCCGCTGACCTGGTACCCGCCGCTGCTCAACTGGCTGGGCGGCTCCCTGGGCCTGCCGGAGCCGTTCGGTCTGCGGCACGCGTGGGCCGACCAGCCGTGGCGGCACCGCTTCATGGCCGACGACGCGCTGCGCGCGGCCACCCCGGTGCTGCGGGTGGTGCACTCGGCCGCGATCAAGGTCCTCGCGGAGCACGGCGTGGACACGGAGAAGTTCGGCAGCCGGTCGTCGGCGCTCAGCGGCGCGATCCAGGACCCCACGCCGAAGAAGGCGGACCTGTACGACGCGTGA
- a CDS encoding HIT family protein translates to MLPSMTSEPEQQIGVGTQDAFQRLWTPHRMAYIQGENKPSGSGADDGCPFCSIPAKSDEDGLIVRRGEHVYAVLNLYPYNGGHLMTVPYRHVADYTELTGPETAELAELTKQAMTALRTASGAHGFNIGMNQGTVAGAGIAAHLHQHIVPRWGGDTNFMPVVGHTKVLPQLLADTRAMLARAWPSA, encoded by the coding sequence ATGCTGCCTAGCATGACGAGTGAGCCGGAGCAGCAGATCGGGGTCGGCACGCAGGACGCGTTCCAGCGTCTGTGGACGCCCCATCGGATGGCGTACATCCAGGGTGAGAACAAGCCGAGCGGCTCGGGGGCCGACGACGGCTGTCCCTTCTGCTCGATACCGGCGAAGTCGGACGAGGACGGGCTGATCGTCCGCCGCGGCGAACACGTCTACGCGGTCCTCAACCTCTACCCGTACAACGGCGGCCATCTGATGACCGTGCCCTACCGGCACGTGGCCGACTACACGGAGCTGACCGGGCCGGAGACCGCCGAGCTGGCCGAGCTGACCAAGCAGGCGATGACCGCGCTGCGCACCGCCTCCGGCGCGCACGGCTTCAACATCGGTATGAACCAGGGCACGGTGGCGGGCGCCGGCATCGCCGCCCACCTGCACCAGCACATCGTGCCCCGCTGGGGCGGCGACACCAACTTCATGCCGGTGGTCGGGCACACCAAGGTGCTCCCGCAGCTGCTGGCCGACACCCGCGCGATGCTGGCGCGGGCCTGGCCGTCGGCGTAG
- the thrS gene encoding threonine--tRNA ligase, with protein MSDVRVIIQRDSEREERVVTTGTTAADLFAGERSIIAARVGGELKDLAYALVDGDEVEGVEITSEDGLNILRHSTAHVMAQAVQELFPEAKLGIGPPVKDGFYYDFDVEKPFTPEDLKAIEKKMQEIQKRGQKFARRVVTDEAAREELADEPYKLELIGLKGSASHDDGADVEVGAGELTIYDNLDAKTGELCWKDLCRGPHLPSTRLIPAFKLMRNAAAYWRGSEKNPMLQRIYGTAWPSKDELKAYLEFLAEAEKRDHRKLGAELDLFSIPEQIGSGLAVFHPKGGIIRRVMEDYSRRRHEEEGYEFVYTPHATKGKLFETSGHLDWYADGMYPPMQLDEGVDYYLKPMNCPMHNLIFDARGRSYRELPLRLFEFGTVYRYEKSGVVHGLTRARGFTQDDAHIYCTREQMSEELDKTLTFVLGLLRDYGLTDFYLELSTKDPEKFVGSDEVWEEATETLRQVAEKQGLPLVPDPGGAAFYGPKISVQAKDAIGRTWQMSTIQLDFNLPERFNLEFTGPDGSKQRPVMIHRALFGSIERFFAVLLEHYAGAFPAWLAPVQALGIPIGDAHVEYLEKFAAAARKQGLRVEVDASSDRMQKKIRNAQKQKVPFMVIAGDEDMSNGSVSFRYRDGSQENGIPVDEAIAKIAKVVAERAQV; from the coding sequence GTGTCAGACGTCCGTGTGATCATCCAACGCGATTCCGAGCGGGAAGAACGCGTGGTGACGACGGGCACTACGGCCGCCGACCTCTTCGCGGGCGAGCGCTCGATCATCGCCGCGCGCGTGGGCGGCGAGCTGAAGGACCTCGCGTACGCACTCGTCGACGGCGACGAGGTCGAGGGCGTGGAGATCACGTCCGAGGACGGCCTCAACATCCTGCGCCACTCCACCGCGCACGTCATGGCGCAGGCCGTGCAGGAGCTGTTCCCGGAGGCCAAGCTGGGCATCGGCCCGCCGGTCAAGGACGGCTTCTACTACGACTTCGACGTCGAGAAGCCGTTCACGCCCGAGGATCTCAAGGCCATCGAGAAGAAGATGCAGGAGATCCAGAAGCGCGGGCAGAAGTTCGCCCGCCGCGTGGTCACCGACGAGGCCGCCCGCGAGGAACTGGCCGACGAGCCGTACAAGCTGGAGCTGATCGGCCTCAAGGGCTCCGCGTCGCACGACGACGGCGCGGACGTCGAGGTCGGCGCCGGCGAGCTGACGATCTACGACAACCTGGACGCCAAGACCGGCGAGCTGTGCTGGAAGGACCTCTGCCGCGGTCCCCACCTGCCCTCCACCCGGCTCATCCCGGCGTTCAAGCTGATGCGCAACGCGGCCGCCTACTGGCGCGGCAGCGAGAAGAACCCGATGCTCCAGCGCATCTACGGCACCGCCTGGCCGTCCAAGGACGAGCTGAAGGCGTACCTGGAGTTCCTCGCCGAGGCCGAGAAGCGCGACCACCGCAAGCTCGGTGCCGAGCTGGACCTCTTCTCCATCCCCGAGCAGATCGGCTCCGGCCTCGCCGTCTTCCACCCCAAGGGCGGCATCATCCGCCGGGTCATGGAGGACTACTCGCGCCGCCGCCACGAGGAGGAGGGCTACGAGTTCGTCTACACCCCGCACGCGACGAAGGGGAAGCTCTTCGAGACCTCGGGCCACCTGGACTGGTACGCCGACGGCATGTACCCGCCCATGCAGCTCGACGAGGGCGTGGACTACTACCTCAAGCCCATGAACTGCCCGATGCACAACCTGATCTTCGACGCGCGCGGCCGCTCGTACCGCGAACTGCCGCTGCGTCTGTTCGAGTTCGGGACCGTGTACCGGTACGAGAAGTCGGGCGTCGTGCACGGCCTGACCCGTGCCCGCGGCTTCACGCAGGACGACGCGCACATCTACTGCACCCGTGAGCAGATGTCCGAGGAGCTGGACAAGACGCTCACCTTCGTCCTGGGCCTGCTGCGGGACTACGGCCTGACCGACTTCTACCTGGAGCTGTCCACCAAGGACCCGGAGAAGTTCGTCGGCTCCGACGAGGTCTGGGAGGAGGCGACCGAGACCCTGCGCCAGGTCGCCGAGAAGCAGGGGCTGCCCCTCGTCCCCGACCCGGGCGGCGCGGCCTTCTACGGCCCGAAGATCTCGGTGCAGGCCAAGGACGCCATCGGCCGTACCTGGCAGATGTCGACCATCCAGCTCGACTTCAACCTGCCCGAGCGGTTCAACCTGGAGTTCACCGGCCCCGACGGCTCCAAGCAGCGCCCGGTCATGATCCACCGCGCGCTGTTCGGCTCCATCGAGCGCTTCTTCGCGGTCCTCCTGGAGCACTACGCGGGCGCCTTCCCGGCGTGGCTGGCGCCGGTGCAGGCGCTCGGCATCCCGATCGGCGACGCCCACGTCGAGTACCTGGAGAAGTTCGCCGCGGCCGCCCGCAAGCAGGGGCTGCGCGTCGAGGTGGACGCCTCCTCGGACCGCATGCAGAAGAAGATCAGGAACGCGCAGAAGCAGAAGGTGCCGTTCATGGTCATCGCGGGCGACGAGGACATGTCGAACGGCTCGGTGTCCTTCCGCTACCGCGACGGCTCGCAGGAGAACGGCATCCCGGTCGACGAGGCCATCGCCAAGATCGCCAAGGTCGTGGCGGAGCGCGCCCAGGTCTGA
- a CDS encoding DUF4365 domain-containing protein: protein MATLQPERGGLLPERTHPLRGTLATTACMETLQVGYLHAVAAAAGCSLSQPFPDNGIDWHVSHSAPGHTVDDEVTIKVQLKATYQIAPHPPGRTFSFTLDNDHLRKLARTPVSVHKILVVMLVPRSQDDWLRAGHDRLDLRHCCYWVNLAGHPITGRHRTTVRIPTTRIFDDRALCEIMTRVGTGGRP, encoded by the coding sequence ATGGCCACTCTGCAGCCCGAGCGGGGCGGGCTGCTGCCCGAACGCACGCACCCCCTCCGCGGCACGCTCGCCACCACCGCCTGCATGGAGACACTGCAGGTCGGCTATCTGCACGCGGTCGCCGCCGCGGCCGGCTGCTCGCTGTCCCAGCCCTTCCCGGACAACGGCATCGACTGGCACGTCAGCCACAGCGCGCCCGGCCACACCGTCGACGACGAGGTCACCATCAAGGTGCAGCTGAAGGCGACGTACCAGATCGCCCCCCACCCGCCGGGCCGCACCTTCTCCTTCACCCTCGACAACGACCACCTGCGCAAGCTCGCCCGCACCCCCGTCTCGGTGCACAAGATCCTCGTCGTGATGCTGGTCCCGCGCTCCCAGGACGACTGGCTGCGTGCCGGCCACGACCGGCTCGACCTCAGGCACTGCTGCTACTGGGTCAACCTGGCCGGCCACCCCATCACCGGCCGGCACCGGACCACCGTGCGCATACCGACCACACGCATCTTCGACGACCGGGCGCTGTGCGAGATCATGACCCGTGTCGGGACGGGAGGCAGACCATGA
- a CDS encoding 3'-5' exonuclease has product MTYWYEGPLAAFDTETTGVDVETDRIVSAAVLVQDAPGTVPRVSRWLVDPGVPVPAEATAVHGLTQEHLQRNGRWPAPVMLEIAELLAEHAARGRPLVVMNAPFDLTLLDRELRRHRASSLEQWFPSVPLRVLDPRVLDKHLDRYRKGRRTLTDLCEHYGVTLEGAHDAAADALAALEVVRALGRRFATRLERLSPAELHALQADWHAAQARGLQAWFARSGSEETVSTEWPVRPGLPAAA; this is encoded by the coding sequence ATGACGTACTGGTACGAGGGGCCGCTGGCCGCCTTCGACACGGAGACAACGGGCGTGGACGTCGAGACCGACCGGATCGTGTCGGCCGCCGTCCTGGTCCAGGACGCCCCGGGGACGGTGCCGCGGGTGTCGCGCTGGCTGGTCGATCCGGGGGTGCCGGTGCCGGCCGAGGCGACGGCGGTGCACGGGCTGACGCAGGAGCACCTCCAGCGCAACGGCCGCTGGCCGGCCCCGGTGATGCTGGAGATAGCCGAGCTGCTGGCGGAGCACGCGGCGCGGGGCCGCCCGCTGGTGGTGATGAACGCGCCGTTCGATCTGACGCTGCTGGACCGGGAGTTGCGCCGGCACCGGGCGTCCTCGCTGGAGCAGTGGTTCCCGTCGGTGCCGCTGCGGGTGCTGGACCCGCGCGTGCTGGACAAGCACCTGGACCGCTACCGCAAGGGGCGGCGCACGCTGACCGATCTGTGCGAGCACTACGGCGTGACGCTGGAGGGCGCGCACGACGCGGCGGCGGACGCGCTGGCGGCGCTGGAGGTCGTCCGGGCGCTGGGCCGCCGTTTCGCGACCCGGCTCGAACGCCTCTCCCCCGCCGAGCTGCACGCTCTCCAGGCCGACTGGCACGCGGCGCAGGCCCGGGGCCTTCAGGCCTGGTTCGCCCGCAGCGGCTCGGAGGAGACGGTCAGCACGGAGTGGCCGGTACGGCCGGGGCTGCCCGCGGCCGCCTAG
- a CDS encoding SRPBCC family protein — MDWNHYRFHSLWPLPAPPAAVYAALERPEDYPRWWPQVRSVTRLDDSTGILTIRSALPYAMTFTARATRRDPAAGILEIAMSGDIEGWARWTVTAAGPGTLARYDQEVDVRKPLLRRLAVPGRAVFRVNHRLMMRAGHRGLLRRLRAV; from the coding sequence ATGGACTGGAACCACTACCGCTTTCACAGCCTGTGGCCCCTGCCCGCGCCGCCGGCCGCCGTCTACGCCGCACTGGAGCGGCCCGAGGACTACCCCCGCTGGTGGCCCCAGGTGCGCTCGGTGACCCGGCTCGACGACTCCACCGGCATCCTCACCATCCGCTCGGCACTGCCGTACGCCATGACCTTCACCGCCCGCGCGACCCGGCGCGACCCGGCCGCCGGGATCCTGGAGATCGCCATGAGCGGCGACATCGAGGGCTGGGCGCGCTGGACCGTCACCGCCGCGGGCCCCGGCACGCTCGCCCGCTACGACCAGGAGGTCGACGTGCGCAAGCCCCTGCTGCGGCGGCTCGCCGTGCCCGGCCGCGCCGTCTTCCGCGTCAACCACCGTCTGATGATGCGGGCCGGACACCGCGGCCTGCTGCGCCGTCTGCGGGCGGTTTGA
- a CDS encoding TIGR02611 family protein: protein MNTGSDESGLGSRAPEFVRSRRLLHRGWQVGVFVVGLAVVAAGVLMLALPGPGWVVIFAGMAIWATEFVWAQLVLRWTKRKVTEAAQRALQPEVRRRNITLTVIAVVIAGVLGAIYLWRYGPVLPWKIERR from the coding sequence ATGAATACGGGGAGTGACGAGTCGGGGCTGGGCTCCCGTGCGCCGGAATTCGTGCGGTCCCGCCGGCTCCTGCACCGCGGCTGGCAGGTGGGCGTCTTCGTCGTCGGCCTCGCCGTGGTGGCCGCCGGTGTGCTCATGCTGGCCCTGCCCGGACCCGGCTGGGTGGTGATCTTCGCGGGCATGGCGATCTGGGCCACCGAGTTCGTCTGGGCCCAGCTCGTGCTGCGCTGGACCAAACGCAAGGTCACCGAGGCGGCCCAGCGTGCCCTGCAGCCCGAGGTGCGCCGCCGCAACATCACGCTGACCGTGATCGCCGTGGTGATCGCCGGGGTGCTGGGCGCGATCTACCTGTGGCGGTACGGCCCCGTCCTGCCCTGGAAGATCGAGCGCCGGTGA
- a CDS encoding SsgA family sporulation/cell division regulator gives MNTTVSCELHLRLVVSSESSLPVPAGLRYDTADPYAVHATFHTGAEETVEWVFARDLLAEGLHRPTGTGDVRVWPSRSHGQGVVCIALSSPEGEALLEAPARALESFLKRTDAAVPPGTEHRHFDLDQELSHILAES, from the coding sequence ATGAACACCACGGTCAGCTGCGAGCTGCACCTGCGCCTCGTTGTGTCGAGCGAGTCCTCCCTGCCTGTCCCCGCAGGCCTGCGGTACGACACGGCCGACCCCTACGCCGTGCACGCCACCTTCCACACCGGAGCCGAGGAAACCGTCGAGTGGGTGTTCGCCCGCGACCTCCTCGCCGAAGGGCTGCACCGGCCCACCGGTACCGGCGACGTCCGCGTCTGGCCGTCCCGCAGCCATGGCCAGGGCGTTGTCTGCATCGCCCTGAGCTCCCCGGAGGGGGAGGCGCTGCTGGAGGCCCCGGCGCGGGCCCTGGAGTCCTTCCTGAAGCGGACCGACGCCGCCGTGCCGCCCGGCACGGAGCACCGGCACTTCGATCTGGATCAGGAGCTCTCGCACATCCTGGCGGAAAGCTAG
- a CDS encoding CGNR zinc finger domain-containing protein produces the protein MLITHDTRCALDTVVDLVNTAPEDETAADALPDVPALADFIRKHEISDVGVLSQADLSGVREIRARFAAIFEAADARSAAGLINELVAAAGTTPRLTDHDGYDWHVHYFAPGASVADHLAADCGMALAFFVVAGEEERLRRCEAPDCRRAFVDLSRNRSRRYCDSRTCGNRLHVAAYRARRKEATEATG, from the coding sequence GTGCTGATCACCCATGACACCCGGTGCGCGCTCGACACCGTGGTGGACCTGGTGAACACCGCGCCGGAGGACGAGACGGCGGCGGACGCGCTGCCGGATGTGCCGGCCCTCGCGGACTTCATCCGGAAGCACGAGATCAGCGACGTCGGGGTGCTGTCGCAGGCCGATCTGTCGGGCGTGCGGGAGATCCGGGCGCGGTTCGCGGCGATCTTCGAGGCGGCGGACGCGCGGTCGGCCGCCGGGCTGATCAACGAGCTGGTGGCGGCGGCGGGCACCACCCCGCGACTGACCGACCACGACGGCTACGACTGGCATGTGCACTACTTCGCCCCGGGTGCCTCCGTGGCCGACCACCTCGCCGCCGACTGCGGGATGGCGCTGGCCTTCTTCGTGGTCGCCGGGGAGGAGGAGCGGCTGCGGCGCTGCGAGGCCCCGGACTGCCGGCGTGCCTTCGTCGACCTCTCCCGCAACCGCTCCCGCCGCTACTGCGACAGCCGCACCTGCGGCAACCGCCTCCATGTGGCCGCGTACCGGGCCCGCCGGAAGGAGGCGACGGAAGCGACGGGCTGA
- a CDS encoding DsbA family protein codes for MSDSSPVRTGPVVLDVWCELQCPDCRTALDDVRALRARYGDRLDVRLRHFPLERHKHAFAAAQAAEEAQAQGKGWPYVEAVLEGVEKLDREGEPFLVQVARELGLDAEELDTALIDGRHILIVDADQAEGKAIGVTGTPTYVIGGHRLDGGKSQEGLRERIEEIADGLLAGEDA; via the coding sequence ATGAGCGACTCCTCCCCCGTGCGCACCGGTCCCGTCGTCCTCGACGTCTGGTGCGAACTCCAGTGCCCGGACTGCCGCACCGCCCTGGACGACGTGCGCGCCCTGCGCGCCCGCTACGGCGACCGGCTCGACGTGCGCCTGCGGCACTTCCCGCTGGAGCGGCACAAGCACGCCTTCGCGGCCGCCCAGGCCGCCGAGGAGGCGCAGGCACAGGGCAAGGGCTGGCCGTATGTGGAGGCCGTCCTGGAGGGGGTCGAGAAGCTGGACCGCGAGGGAGAGCCCTTCCTGGTCCAGGTGGCCCGTGAACTCGGTCTGGACGCCGAGGAGTTGGACACCGCGCTGATCGACGGCCGGCACATCCTGATCGTGGACGCCGACCAGGCCGAGGGCAAGGCGATCGGCGTCACCGGCACCCCCACCTACGTCATCGGCGGTCACCGGCTGGACGGCGGCAAGAGCCAGGAGGGGCTGCGCGAACGGATCGAGGAGATCGCGGACGGCCTCCTCGCCGGAGAGGACGCCTGA
- a CDS encoding GNAT family N-acetyltransferase produces MTTTLRPAEPLQQHPDGTRSRRYQVCVNSRPIGEIRLGTSPSLGASTARIKDLTIAEPDRRRGRGTVAALAAEEVARGWGCRQIETVVPAPGDIALRLFAALGYTLRNRGMEKRLGAPPALPPGSRPRPMTEAEFASWRARESERHIRMWTERGVPEETARAKARDDHARLLPHGLATEGMLFSVLEHEGTRAGTLWLALGEARACVYDVEADAALRGRGHGRTLMLLAERQALESGHRLLGLDVFAGNTPAERLYESLGYETTSHSLSKPLV; encoded by the coding sequence ATGACCACGACCCTGCGGCCGGCCGAGCCGCTCCAGCAGCACCCCGACGGCACCCGCTCACGCCGCTACCAGGTGTGCGTGAACAGCCGCCCCATCGGCGAGATCCGTCTCGGCACCTCGCCCTCCCTCGGGGCCTCGACGGCCCGCATCAAGGACCTGACGATCGCCGAGCCCGACCGGCGCCGCGGCCGGGGCACGGTCGCCGCGCTCGCCGCGGAGGAGGTGGCGCGCGGCTGGGGCTGCCGGCAGATCGAGACCGTCGTCCCGGCACCGGGGGACATCGCGCTGCGCCTGTTCGCCGCCCTCGGCTACACGCTGCGCAACCGCGGCATGGAGAAACGCCTGGGCGCCCCGCCCGCGCTGCCGCCGGGCAGTCGCCCGCGGCCCATGACCGAGGCCGAGTTCGCGTCCTGGCGGGCCCGCGAGAGCGAGCGCCACATCCGTATGTGGACCGAGCGGGGCGTCCCCGAGGAGACCGCCCGCGCCAAGGCCCGCGACGACCACGCCCGGCTGCTGCCGCACGGACTCGCGACCGAGGGCATGCTCTTCAGCGTCCTGGAGCACGAGGGCACCAGGGCCGGCACCCTGTGGCTCGCCCTGGGGGAGGCCAGGGCGTGCGTGTACGACGTCGAGGCCGACGCCGCCCTGCGGGGCCGGGGGCACGGCCGCACCCTCATGCTCCTCGCGGAGCGCCAGGCCCTGGAGTCCGGCCACCGGCTGCTCGGCCTCGACGTCTTCGCGGGCAACACTCCGGCCGAGCGGCTGTACGAGTCCCTCGGCTACGAGACGACCAGCCACTCCCTGTCGAAGCCGCTGGTGTAG
- a CDS encoding aminotransferase class IV → MKIWLDGGLRDTESARVSVFDHGLTVGDGIFETVKAAHGRTFALTRHLDRLTRSARGLGLPDPDHDEIREACAAVLAANPMPLGRLRITYTGGHGPLGSDRGEHGPTLVVALGETSRRPDTTAVITVPWTRNERGALTGLKTTSYAENVVALARAHEHGASEALFGNTVGMLCEGTGSNVFVVLDGEIHTPPIASGCLPGITRALAVEWTGAKETDLPLDVLTRADEIFLTSTLRDIQAVHRVDDRELPGAPGPVTAKAMRVFDERSGDDLDP, encoded by the coding sequence ATGAAGATCTGGCTGGACGGCGGGCTGCGGGACACGGAATCCGCCCGGGTCTCCGTCTTCGACCACGGGCTGACGGTCGGCGACGGCATCTTCGAGACCGTGAAGGCGGCCCACGGCCGGACGTTCGCCCTCACCCGGCACCTGGACCGGCTGACCCGCTCGGCCCGGGGCCTCGGCCTGCCCGACCCCGACCACGACGAGATCCGCGAGGCCTGCGCCGCCGTCCTGGCCGCCAACCCGATGCCGCTCGGCCGGCTGCGGATCACCTACACCGGCGGCCACGGCCCGCTCGGCTCCGACCGCGGCGAACACGGCCCGACCCTCGTGGTGGCCCTCGGCGAGACCAGCCGCCGCCCCGACACCACCGCCGTGATCACCGTCCCCTGGACCCGCAACGAGCGCGGCGCGCTCACCGGCCTGAAGACCACCTCGTACGCCGAGAACGTCGTCGCCCTCGCCCGCGCCCACGAACACGGCGCCTCCGAGGCCCTGTTCGGCAACACCGTGGGCATGCTCTGCGAGGGCACCGGGTCCAACGTCTTCGTCGTCCTCGACGGCGAGATCCACACCCCGCCGATCGCCTCCGGCTGCCTGCCCGGCATCACGCGCGCCCTGGCCGTCGAGTGGACCGGCGCCAAGGAGACCGACCTCCCGCTGGACGTCCTGACCCGCGCCGACGAGATCTTCCTGACCTCGACCCTGCGCGACATCCAGGCCGTGCACCGCGTCGACGACCGCGAACTCCCGGGCGCTCCGGGCCCGGTGACCGCCAAGGCGATGCGCGTCTTCGACGAGCGGTCCGGGGACGACCTCGACCCGTGA
- a CDS encoding chorismate-binding protein: MLHHPSGLPPLARFGDRLATGLLDVTSDPAALDSSGFWAVCADFEGRLTCARFADVRRAPVPAPVPGGWRGPAVGDWVSSLDRAAYTAGVRTIRAYIAAGEVYQANLCRVLSAPVPPDADVDALTALLARGNPAPYAGTIRLPGHGVEIATASPELFLRRDGRTVESGPIKGTGRTEADLLEKDYAENVMIVDLVRNDIGRVCATGSVTVPDLCAVEKHPGLVHLVSTVRGELRPGAGWPELFAAAFPPGSVTGAPKSSALRIIEELEPVPRGPYCGGIGWVDADRGTGELAVGIRTFWLDRAEGVLRFGAGAGITWGSDPEGEWRETELKASRLLTVASGAYEESGEACA; encoded by the coding sequence GTGCTCCACCACCCTTCCGGACTGCCCCCGCTGGCCCGCTTCGGCGACCGCCTCGCCACCGGCCTCCTCGACGTCACCAGTGATCCCGCCGCCCTGGACTCCAGCGGTTTCTGGGCCGTGTGCGCGGACTTCGAGGGCCGTCTGACCTGCGCACGCTTCGCGGACGTGCGCCGGGCGCCGGTGCCCGCCCCGGTGCCCGGCGGCTGGCGGGGGCCCGCGGTGGGGGACTGGGTCTCCTCCCTGGACCGCGCCGCGTACACCGCGGGCGTGCGCACCATCCGCGCGTACATAGCGGCCGGCGAGGTGTACCAGGCCAACCTCTGCCGGGTGCTCAGCGCGCCCGTCCCCCCGGACGCCGACGTGGACGCCCTGACCGCCCTGCTGGCCCGCGGCAACCCGGCGCCGTACGCCGGCACCATCCGGCTGCCCGGGCACGGCGTGGAGATCGCCACCGCCTCCCCCGAGCTGTTCCTGCGCCGGGACGGGCGGACCGTGGAGTCCGGCCCCATCAAGGGCACCGGCCGCACCGAGGCGGACCTCCTGGAGAAGGACTACGCCGAGAACGTGATGATCGTGGACCTGGTCCGCAACGACATCGGGCGCGTCTGCGCCACCGGCAGCGTCACCGTCCCCGACCTGTGCGCGGTGGAGAAGCACCCCGGACTCGTCCACCTCGTCTCCACCGTCCGCGGCGAGCTGCGCCCCGGCGCCGGCTGGCCCGAGCTGTTCGCCGCCGCCTTCCCGCCCGGTTCCGTGACCGGTGCGCCCAAGTCCAGCGCGCTGCGGATCATCGAGGAACTGGAACCGGTCCCGCGCGGCCCCTACTGCGGCGGCATCGGCTGGGTGGACGCCGACCGGGGCACCGGCGAGCTGGCCGTCGGCATCCGCACTTTCTGGCTCGACCGGGCCGAGGGCGTGCTGCGCTTCGGCGCCGGCGCCGGCATCACCTGGGGGTCGGACCCCGAGGGGGAGTGGCGGGAGACCGAGCTGAAGGCGTCCCGGCTGCTCACGGTAGCGTCGGGGGCGTACGAGGAGAGTGGAGAGGCGTGCGCATGA